In 'Nostoc azollae' 0708, the following are encoded in one genomic region:
- a CDS encoding DDE transposase family protein, with protein sequence MPTFEVLGLHFGIWKTEAKDTFHYCLEILGNVFSASLLEQVEKHDSDYAMATQNKRQETKSFPPRVFLLNRSLDL encoded by the coding sequence ATGCCAACATTTGAGGTTTTAGGTTTGCATTTCGGTATATGGAAAACGGAAGCAAAGGACACGTTTCATTACTGCCTAGAGATATTAGGAAATGTTTTCTCTGCTAGTCTCCTTGAACAGGTAGAAAAACATGATAGCGATTATGCCATGGCGACTCAGAATAAAAGGCAGGAAACAAAGAGTTTTCCACCAAGGGTATTTTTGTTGAACAGGTCATTAGACTTGTAA
- a CDS encoding response regulator, which translates to MRILLVDDDEIIVEVLTKLLVQQNYVVDVARDGEAAWELVEGFQYDLILLDVMLPKLDGISFCRRLREQKSPVLVMLLTACDTTTDKLQGLDRGADDYVVKPFNVQELAARVPALTRRGSSSPYPTLVCGHLHLDPNLHEVNYQEHLLQLSRKEYLLVELFLRNQKRIYSCRDIIDELWAFDAEPPNEWTVRSHITNIRRNLKAVGADNFLETVYGQGYRINPTFIKKSNHSTHISNVNTDKQENSDASITEIWQHTKNLTFEGLIVLEQVISSLVFGIFDAELLKDGIQKAHKLAGSLGMFGFEQGSFLARQIEVLLESSFHVESHFSLGYQQKIEQLLIYLCQDLEVTTNTNELINLTGKKLEELSQSEQINAKVLAVDDDPQILLTVQTLLEPLGVQLTYLTNPDRFWETVPYNQPEFLILDIYMPSGTEGLDLCRAVGQNDDWNWLPILFLSSCTDVETLQKAFVIGADDYLTKPIVPKELLIRISNGLQRISTIKNQMETNLIK; encoded by the coding sequence ATGAGGATTCTGCTAGTAGATGACGATGAAATTATAGTAGAAGTTTTAACAAAGCTGTTAGTACAGCAAAACTATGTTGTAGATGTAGCCAGAGATGGTGAGGCTGCCTGGGAACTAGTAGAAGGCTTTCAGTATGATCTAATTTTGTTGGATGTGATGTTGCCAAAACTAGATGGAATCAGTTTTTGTCGTCGTCTAAGAGAGCAAAAAAGTCCTGTTTTAGTAATGCTTTTGACTGCCTGTGATACCACAACTGATAAACTGCAAGGGCTAGATAGGGGAGCAGATGATTATGTTGTCAAACCGTTTAATGTCCAAGAATTGGCAGCTAGAGTCCCTGCCTTGACTCGTCGTGGAAGCTCCTCTCCTTATCCTACACTGGTATGTGGTCATTTACACCTTGACCCAAATTTACATGAGGTGAATTATCAAGAACATCTGCTACAGTTGAGTCGCAAAGAATACCTATTAGTGGAGTTGTTTCTCCGGAACCAAAAACGGATTTACAGTTGCAGAGATATTATTGATGAACTATGGGCATTTGATGCTGAACCACCCAATGAATGGACAGTTAGATCCCATATTACGAATATTCGTCGCAACTTAAAAGCAGTTGGTGCAGATAATTTTTTGGAAACGGTTTATGGACAAGGATACAGGATAAATCCTACTTTTATAAAAAAATCCAATCATTCCACTCATATCAGTAATGTTAATACAGATAAACAAGAAAATTCAGATGCTTCGATTACAGAAATTTGGCAGCACACAAAAAACTTAACTTTTGAAGGTCTAATTGTTTTAGAACAAGTGATTTCGTCTCTTGTATTCGGCATATTTGATGCAGAACTTCTCAAAGATGGTATACAGAAGGCCCATAAACTTGCTGGGTCTCTGGGTATGTTTGGATTTGAGCAAGGAAGTTTTTTAGCTAGACAAATAGAAGTTTTACTAGAATCTAGTTTTCACGTAGAATCGCATTTTTCGCTAGGTTATCAACAAAAAATAGAGCAGTTGCTGATCTATTTATGTCAAGACCTAGAAGTAACTACTAATACTAATGAGTTAATTAATTTAACTGGTAAAAAACTAGAAGAATTGAGCCAATCTGAACAAATTAATGCCAAAGTTCTAGCAGTAGATGATGATCCACAAATTTTGCTGACCGTGCAAACATTACTTGAACCTTTGGGTGTGCAGTTAACTTATTTGACTAATCCAGATCGTTTCTGGGAAACTGTGCCATATAACCAACCAGAGTTTCTAATTCTGGATATTTATATGCCTAGTGGCACTGAAGGTTTAGATTTGTGCCGGGCTGTAGGTCAAAATGATGACTGGAACTGGCTACCAATCCTATTCTTGAGTAGCTGTACGGATGTAGAAACCTTGCAAAAAGCATTTGTTATAGGTGCAGATGACTACTTAACTAAGCCCATTGTGCCGAAGGAACTGTTGATCAGAATTAGTAACGGTCTCCAACGCATCAGTACAATCAAGAATCAGATGGAAACAAATCTGATTAAATAA
- a CDS encoding putative bifunctional diguanylate cyclase/phosphodiesterase has product MNIIQSIHIPSNHVPLPNLSDQIGGDISHELRTPLTVIQVALDILSSGKLGNLSQQELRMVDIATNNVDRLMRLTNAIEGEPEAQTTFLSREALAQLRLERDLKMALIRNDFTLCYQPIVSLKQYEILGFEVLLRWQHPELGTISPEQFIPLAEKSNLICDIGTWVLQTACHQLRTWQEQFPDNYDNLRISVNVSSRQLANCDLITQVEQILQETGLKSCNLVLEVTESAMMENAVTAKKTLEKLQSLGVLVYIDDFGTGYSSLSRLCELPLNVLKIDRSFVQKLNSPSGNQVVQAITNLAHTLGLEVIAEGVETVEQFLKLQLLGCNQGQGYFFAKPLENNAVTKLLIMNKY; this is encoded by the coding sequence ATGAATATAATTCAATCCATCCATATTCCATCTAATCATGTTCCTCTCCCAAATCTCTCAGATCAAATAGGTGGAGATATAAGTCACGAGTTGCGTACCCCTTTGACCGTGATTCAGGTAGCCTTGGATATTTTAAGTTCTGGTAAGTTAGGTAATCTTTCTCAACAGGAATTAAGAATGGTAGATATTGCTACCAATAACGTAGACAGGCTAATGCGCCTTACCAATGCTATTGAGGGAGAACCAGAGGCTCAAACTACATTTTTATCTCGTGAAGCACTAGCTCAACTGCGATTAGAGAGAGATCTAAAAATGGCACTAATTCGCAATGACTTCACACTTTGCTACCAGCCGATTGTTTCTCTCAAACAGTATGAAATTTTAGGATTTGAAGTTTTGTTGCGCTGGCAACACCCAGAGTTAGGAACGATATCTCCTGAACAATTTATTCCTTTAGCAGAAAAAAGCAACTTAATTTGCGATATTGGTACATGGGTTTTGCAAACAGCTTGTCATCAATTGCGTACTTGGCAAGAGCAATTTCCTGATAACTATGATAATTTAAGGATCAGTGTTAATGTTTCCAGTAGACAGTTAGCCAACTGTGATTTAATTACACAAGTTGAGCAGATTTTGCAGGAAACGGGTTTAAAGTCTTGCAACTTAGTATTGGAAGTTACCGAGAGTGCGATGATGGAAAATGCTGTAACTGCCAAGAAAACATTGGAGAAGTTGCAAAGTCTGGGAGTGCTGGTATATATTGATGACTTTGGTACTGGTTATTCTTCATTGAGCCGACTTTGCGAACTACCCTTGAATGTATTAAAGATTGATCGTTCTTTTGTGCAGAAGTTAAATTCTCCGAGCGGCAACCAAGTAGTTCAAGCTATTACTAATTTAGCACATACTTTAGGATTAGAAGTGATTGCAGAGGGAGTGGAAACAGTTGAACAATTTTTAAAGCTACAATTGCTTGGTTGCAACCAGGGACAAGGATATTTCTTTGCTAAACCTTTAGAAAATAATGCAGTCACAAAATTGCTAATAATGAATAAATACTAG
- a CDS encoding histidine phosphatase family protein — protein sequence MTRVIIVRHGQSTYNVERRIQGRTDASTLTDKGRSDAGKVGKALSNIAFTAIYSSPLNRAKTTAEIIRSELVEHSSVIQVSEHLVEVDLPLWAGMLSLDVKEKFPDDYSIWKKRPHELHMIVSDAHGTRELFPVLALYEQAKQFWQEMLSRHQGETILIVGHNGINRALISTALGIPPSVYHGLQQSNCAISVLNFAGGLGDTVQLDSMNQTQHLEDTLPTLRPNHQGFRLLLVRHGETEWNRQGKFQGQIDVPLNDNGRAQAGKTGEFLQEVALDFAFSSTMARPKETAEIILQKHADIKLELLDGLREISHGSWEGKFESEIEQEFPGVLERWRTVPAEVQMPQGENLQQLWERSVAAWQSILQSAEVNQWQIGLVVAHDATNKTLLCNILGLSPENFWNFRQGNGAVSVIDYPLGASGLPVLQAMNITSHLSGGVLDKTAAGAL from the coding sequence ATGACTCGTGTCATCATTGTGCGTCATGGTCAAAGTACATATAATGTTGAACGACGTATCCAAGGACGTACTGATGCGTCAACTTTAACGGATAAAGGTCGGAGCGATGCTGGTAAAGTGGGTAAAGCCCTGAGTAATATAGCATTTACAGCAATATATAGCAGTCCTCTCAACCGAGCGAAGACGACAGCGGAAATTATTCGCAGTGAGTTGGTTGAACATTCGTCCGTGATTCAGGTTTCTGAACATCTGGTTGAAGTAGATTTACCTTTGTGGGCAGGAATGTTATCTCTTGATGTGAAAGAGAAGTTTCCTGATGACTATAGTATTTGGAAAAAACGTCCCCACGAATTGCATATGATTGTCAGTGACGCACACGGGACACGAGAACTTTTCCCAGTTCTGGCTTTATATGAACAAGCCAAGCAGTTTTGGCAAGAAATGTTATCTCGTCATCAAGGGGAAACTATTCTCATTGTTGGACATAATGGTATTAACCGCGCTCTGATTAGTACGGCTTTGGGTATTCCTCCCAGTGTTTATCACGGACTACAACAGTCTAATTGCGCGATTAGCGTTTTAAATTTTGCGGGTGGTTTGGGTGATACGGTTCAGCTAGATTCAATGAATCAGACGCAACATTTGGAAGATACTTTACCCACTTTGCGACCAAATCATCAAGGATTTAGATTATTATTAGTACGTCATGGGGAAACAGAATGGAATCGTCAAGGTAAGTTTCAAGGCCAAATTGACGTTCCTCTGAATGATAATGGCAGAGCGCAAGCAGGAAAAACTGGGGAGTTTCTCCAAGAGGTGGCGCTTGATTTTGCTTTTAGTAGCACTATGGCGCGTCCAAAAGAAACAGCGGAAATTATTCTTCAGAAGCATGCTGATATAAAGTTGGAATTACTAGATGGTTTACGGGAAATCAGTCACGGCAGTTGGGAAGGCAAGTTTGAGTCAGAAATAGAACAAGAGTTTCCCGGAGTGTTGGAACGCTGGCGTACTGTACCTGCTGAAGTACAAATGCCGCAAGGGGAAAATTTACAACAGCTATGGGAACGTAGTGTGGCTGCTTGGCAGTCAATATTACAATCGGCTGAGGTAAATCAATGGCAAATTGGGTTGGTAGTGGCTCACGATGCTACTAATAAAACTTTACTCTGCAATATCTTGGGTTTATCTCCAGAAAATTTCTGGAATTTCCGTCAAGGTAATGGGGCAGTTAGTGTTATTGACTACCCTTTAGGCGCTAGTGGTTTACCAGTACTGCAAGCGATGAACATTACTAGTCATTTGAGTGGTGGTGTATTAGATAAAACGGCAGCAGGAGCATTGTAG
- a CDS encoding response regulator — translation MTTKKVLVIDDEDDIREVAKITLEIMTGLDVILARTAMEGIHKAETEQPDAILLDVMLPDMDGVMTFEKLQANPNTKDIPVILLTAKVQVSDQQRFANLGIKALIAKPFKPAQLAQQLLVSLGWNDLSLL, via the coding sequence ATGACAACGAAAAAAGTATTAGTGATTGATGATGAAGATGATATCCGGGAGGTTGCTAAAATTACCCTGGAAATTATGACAGGATTAGATGTTATCTTGGCTCGCACAGCCATGGAAGGCATACACAAAGCCGAGACTGAACAGCCTGATGCAATTTTACTGGATGTGATGTTACCAGATATGGATGGGGTGATGACATTTGAGAAACTCCAGGCTAATCCAAACACAAAGGATATTCCTGTGATTCTCCTCACAGCAAAAGTTCAAGTATCAGATCAACAGCGTTTTGCTAACTTGGGGATTAAAGCCCTGATTGCCAAACCTTTTAAACCTGCTCAATTAGCTCAACAGTTGTTAGTATCTCTAGGATGGAATGATTTAAGTCTTCTCTAA
- the cas5d gene encoding type I-D CRISPR-associated protein Cas5/Csc1: MGILYATGKYLHNWGLNFALFSIDYISHPYRIQGEKAQKPTYLDTSYERNLLHLNKFGIYVFPAQPITWSYQINTFKAVQVNYYIMVNQNSLVIKVRIEINQLIMDGLKN; this comes from the coding sequence ATGGGAATTCTCTATGCAACTGGAAAATATTTACATAATTGGGGACTAAATTTTGCACTATTTTCTATTGATTACATTTCTCACCCGTATCGTATACAAGGAGAAAAGGCACAAAAGCCAACATATTTAGATACAAGTTATGAACGAAATCTTTTACATCTCAATAAATTTGGAATTTATGTATTTCCGGCTCAACCTATTACTTGGTCATATCAAATTAATACCTTTAAAGCTGTTCAAGTTAACTATTATATTATGGTAAATCAAAACAGTTTAGTGATAAAGGTGCGGATAGAAATTAACCAATTAATTATGGACGGGCTAAAGAATTAG
- the cas7d gene encoding type I-D CRISPR-associated protein Cas7/Csc2, with translation MLFKRKQNTPERLAGRELLRVVNLTTADETNKDKYCEYNGEKSWKECPDCIIYGFTGDSGSERSKVYSDSAFSLSTYEEFHRSFTFNAAYEGGIMSEGGVTRSSINELDYVIIELTFPTV, from the coding sequence GTGTTGTTCAAGCGCAAACAAAATACCCCAGAAAGACTTGCTGGAAGGGAATTACTCAGGGTTGTCAATCTGACTACTGCTGATGAGACTAACAAAGATAAATACTGCGAATATAACGGCGAAAAATCCTGGAAAGAATGCCCTGATTGTATTATCTATGGATTTACTGGTGATAGTGGTTCTGAACGTTCTAAAGTCTATTCTGATTCAGCTTTTTCTCTGAGTACTTACGAAGAATTCCATCGCAGTTTTACATTTAACGCAGCTTATGAAGGGGGGATAATGAGTGAAGGAGGAGTCACAAGAAGTTCTATTAATGAATTAGATTATGTAATTATTGAACTCACATTTCCCACTGTATAA
- a CDS encoding WYL domain-containing protein — protein MRYRTSGQLSNYHPRRKDEEIVDRDPEGKYCDIEATIDYWFWFRQRILKYGANAEILTPQMLTDEIKKEYKKIWGKLSSTKI, from the coding sequence ATTCGCTATCGGACAAGCGGACAATTATCTAATTATCACCCCCGACGCAAAGATGAAGAAATCGTTGACCGTGATCCGGAAGGAAAATACTGTGACATTGAGGCAACTATAGATTATTGGTTTTGGTTTCGTCAGCGGATTTTGAAATATGGGGCAAATGCTGAGATTTTAACTCCCCAAATGTTGACAGATGAAATTAAAAAAGAGTATAAAAAAATCTGGGGAAAATTATCATCGACAAAAATATAA
- a CDS encoding pentapeptide repeat-containing protein, whose product MPEANFQQPINTTAKILEEYGAGKRDFGKAELGNANLQGVDLKGADFSYADLSEANLSGTNLRGCDLSFADLSQANLKNADLRGAMLFSANFREANLQGTHLEKADCDHNTHFPPDFDPIKAGVNMSNSFV is encoded by the coding sequence ATGCCGGAAGCGAATTTTCAACAGCCCATTAATACCACTGCTAAGATTCTAGAGGAGTATGGGGCGGGAAAAAGAGACTTTGGAAAAGCAGAATTAGGTAATGCTAATCTGCAAGGTGTTGATTTAAAAGGCGCTGACTTCAGCTATGCTGATTTGAGCGAAGCTAATCTCAGCGGTACTAATCTGCGGGGCTGTGATTTGAGTTTTGCTGATTTAAGTCAGGCTAATTTAAAAAATGCCGATTTGCGAGGAGCAATGTTGTTTTCTGCTAATTTCCGTGAAGCTAATTTACAGGGAACCCATTTAGAAAAAGCAGATTGTGACCATAACACCCATTTTCCTCCGGATTTTGACCCTATCAAAGCAGGTGTAAACATGAGTAACTCATTTGTATAA
- a CDS encoding IS5 family transposase (programmed frameshift) → MERKSYPTDLTDMEWEILAPLIPPAKEGGHPPTTDMGEICNAIYYHLKTGCQWNMLPGDFPPKSTVYSYYRKWHGQGVWEKFNHTLGGQVRSKLGKSTQPIALAADSQSVNTGPKKGDVYGFDGCKKVKGRKGHTLVDSLGLMLKLVVSEANAPERILAAYALMELLEEPTELLEKVQVLWVDSGYDGDKFALAVWFLIQAHVEVIGPTEQEFKVLPQPWVVERTFGWFNQYHRLSKDYERLTQMREGAIYALMTRIMLLPLVSSTFTL, encoded by the exons ATGGAACGAAAGTCTTACCCCACAGACTTAACTGATATGGAGTGGGAAATCCTGGCCCCATTGATTCCACCAGCCAAAGAAGGAGGGCATCCACCCACAACAGATATGGGTGAAATATGTAATGCCATCTATTATCATTTGAAAACTGGATGTCAATGGAATATGCTTCCAGGTGACTTCCCGCCAAAGTCAACGGTATATAGCTATTACAGGAAATGGCATGGCCAGGGGGTTTGGGAAAAATTCAACCATACATTGGGTGGTCAAGTTCGCTCGAAATTAGGTAAATCAACACAACCTATTGCGCTCGCCGCAGACAGTCAGTCGGTCAACACTG GACCAAAAAAAGGGGATGTGTATGGTTTTGACGGATGTAAAAAGGTAAAAGGAAGAAAGGGGCATACTTTAGTTGATAGCCTGGGACTTATGTTGAAACTTGTTGTTAGTGAAGCGAATGCCCCAGAACGAATACTTGCTGCCTATGCACTAATGGAACTGCTAGAGGAACCCACAGAATTATTGGAAAAAGTCCAAGTTTTATGGGTTGATTCCGGTTATGACGGTGATAAATTTGCACTTGCAGTTTGGTTCCTGATTCAAGCTCATGTTGAAGTCATAGGACCTACTGAGCAAGAATTTAAAGTTTTACCACAACCCTGGGTAGTAGAAAGAACATTTGGGTGGTTCAACCAATATCATCGTCTAAGCAAGGATTATGAGCGTTTAACACAAATGAGGGAAGGGGCTATATATGCTCTTATGACTAGAATTATGCTACTTCCTCTTGTCTCCTCAACATTTACTTTATAA
- a CDS encoding dihydroorotase, whose protein sequence is MTKELLQQVRLIDPVSGTDEIADVLIIDGYIQAMGSQISDISADIFVQDCRGLVLGTGLVDLYSHSGEPGFEDRETLASVLQAAAAGGFTRLAVLPDTCPPIDNPALVAQLQQKRVGEKASAYLQIWGAITLDLAGKQLTEFRDLATAGVVGFTDGKPWENLSIVRRVLEYLQPFGKPVAFWPCDRSLSANGMMREGAEALRIGLPPVPASAETSALAALLELVAAIRTPVHIMRVSTARSVELIATAKFQGLPVTASTTWMHLLLDTSDVKSYHTALHLDPPLGNPNDVAALRGGVRGGVIDAIAIDHAAYTYEEKVQAFAESPPGAIGLELALALLWQNLVETGEFTALELWRVLSNQPAACLQQEIKAIKVGEKAELTLFDPEHTWTVNRENLYTLSNNTPWCGQEIKGRVLQTWC, encoded by the coding sequence ATGACAAAGGAATTGCTGCAACAAGTACGGTTAATCGACCCAGTTTCGGGAACTGATGAAATAGCTGATGTGTTGATTATTGATGGTTATATCCAAGCAATGGGATCACAAATTTCTGATATTAGTGCTGATATTTTTGTTCAAGATTGTCGGGGTTTGGTTCTGGGTACTGGTTTAGTTGATTTATATAGCCATTCCGGTGAACCGGGGTTTGAAGACAGAGAAACTTTGGCTTCTGTTTTGCAAGCTGCTGCTGCTGGTGGTTTTACTAGGCTTGCTGTTTTGCCTGATACTTGTCCACCTATTGATAATCCGGCTTTGGTGGCACAGTTGCAGCAAAAGAGAGTTGGGGAGAAAGCTTCAGCTTATCTGCAAATTTGGGGGGCAATAACTCTAGATTTAGCTGGTAAGCAATTAACGGAATTTCGTGATTTAGCTACTGCTGGAGTTGTGGGTTTTACGGATGGTAAACCTTGGGAAAATTTGAGTATAGTAAGGCGGGTTTTAGAATATCTGCAACCTTTTGGTAAACCTGTGGCGTTTTGGCCTTGTGATCGCTCTTTATCAGCTAATGGTATGATGCGAGAAGGTGCGGAGGCTTTGCGTATCGGTTTACCCCCTGTTCCAGCTAGTGCGGAAACTAGTGCGCTCGCAGCTTTGTTAGAATTGGTGGCTGCTATTAGAACTCCTGTACATATTATGCGGGTTTCTACAGCGCGGAGTGTGGAACTGATTGCGACTGCTAAGTTTCAAGGTTTACCAGTGACAGCCAGCACTACTTGGATGCACCTGTTACTAGATACGAGTGATGTTAAAAGTTATCACACAGCCTTGCATTTAGACCCGCCTTTAGGTAATCCCAATGATGTAGCGGCGTTGCGTGGGGGTGTACGTGGGGGTGTGATAGATGCGATCGCTATTGATCATGCAGCCTACACCTATGAGGAAAAAGTCCAGGCTTTTGCGGAATCACCACCGGGGGCAATTGGTTTAGAGTTAGCATTAGCTTTATTGTGGCAAAATCTGGTAGAAACTGGTGAATTCACGGCTTTAGAATTATGGCGAGTTTTGAGTAATCAACCAGCAGCGTGTTTACAACAGGAAATTAAAGCTATTAAGGTCGGTGAAAAAGCCGAATTAACATTATTTGATCCTGAACATACTTGGACTGTAAATAGAGAAAACCTTTATACGCTTTCTAATAATACACCTTGGTGTGGGCAAGAAATTAAAGGTCGGGTTTTACAAACTTGGTGTTAA
- a CDS encoding hydrogenase maturation protease, whose product MPKTAMVIGYGNELLGDDAIGNRIANAIESWHLLTVKSLAVHQFTPELAENLAKTDLAIFVDACINSEPLDIQLRSLLLDISNAVNGHIGNPRSLLALTESVYGHCPPAWLVTVPGFNFEMSDCISPSAEKGMLIALIKIIQLLPKCDKLWMQCEQKTGDSGQVTVNSEETDN is encoded by the coding sequence ATGCCTAAAACTGCAATGGTCATTGGTTATGGGAATGAACTGCTTGGTGATGATGCTATTGGAAATCGGATAGCAAATGCTATTGAGTCTTGGCATTTATTAACTGTCAAGTCTCTTGCAGTCCATCAATTCACACCGGAACTGGCTGAAAATTTAGCAAAGACTGATTTAGCAATTTTTGTAGATGCTTGTATTAATTCTGAACCTTTAGATATACAATTAAGATCATTACTACTAGATATTAGTAATGCTGTCAATGGACATATCGGTAATCCGCGATCACTTCTTGCTCTCACCGAATCTGTCTATGGTCATTGTCCCCCAGCTTGGTTAGTCACTGTACCAGGATTTAACTTTGAAATGAGCGATTGCATCTCACCATCAGCAGAAAAAGGCATGTTGATCGCACTCATTAAAATTATTCAACTTCTTCCTAAATGTGACAAGTTATGGATGCAATGTGAACAAAAAACAGGTGACAGTGGACAAGTGACAGTCAACAGTGAAGAGACTGATAACTGA
- a CDS encoding hybrid sensor histidine kinase/response regulator, which translates to MNNLQTYSYKANILIVDDTPNNLHLLSSMLEEQGYEVRCANSGAIALRAVEMEHPDIILLDINMPNMNGYEVCERLKLDPRTRDIPVIFLSALSETIDKVKAFRIGGIDYITKPFQLEEVLARLENHISLRRMQIELQQAKTQAIKALEQEQELNHLKSEFVSMISHDFRNPLTSIQGFAGLLECGSKLPSPEIINRYVSKINNAVDHLLCLLDEILLIGSIESGKIQYHPVSVNLEEFCYELIDTLQYSLGNQHQICFSCSDNTGAEMDIVLLQRILTNLLSNAIKYSPSGSKIDLVLECQNHVTIFQIRDQGMGIPIENQSHLFEAFYRCNNVGDIKGTGLGLAIVKKCVEVHQGNISLESQENLGTTFTVSLPRYDHSES; encoded by the coding sequence ATGAATAATTTGCAGACATACTCCTATAAAGCTAACATCTTAATTGTTGATGATACACCCAATAATTTGCATTTACTCTCCAGTATGTTGGAGGAACAAGGGTATGAGGTACGTTGTGCTAACAGTGGTGCGATCGCACTGAGGGCTGTGGAGATGGAGCATCCAGATATTATTCTTTTAGATATTAATATGCCAAATATGAATGGTTATGAAGTTTGTGAGCGGTTAAAACTTGATCCACGTACTCGCGACATTCCAGTAATTTTCCTCAGCGCCCTCAGCGAAACAATAGATAAAGTCAAAGCCTTTCGTATAGGAGGGATAGACTACATTACCAAACCTTTTCAATTAGAAGAAGTGCTGGCTAGACTTGAAAATCACATCAGCTTACGACGGATGCAAATAGAACTGCAACAAGCAAAAACTCAAGCCATCAAGGCTTTAGAACAAGAACAAGAACTCAATCATCTGAAATCAGAGTTCGTATCTATGATTTCTCATGATTTTCGGAATCCACTCACCAGTATCCAAGGTTTTGCAGGATTACTTGAATGTGGTAGTAAACTTCCCTCACCGGAAATAATTAACCGTTATGTTTCCAAAATTAATAATGCTGTTGATCATCTACTTTGCTTATTAGATGAAATACTGCTCATTGGTAGTATAGAATCTGGAAAAATACAATATCACCCTGTATCAGTGAACTTGGAAGAATTTTGTTATGAACTCATAGATACTCTGCAATACAGTCTAGGTAATCAACATCAAATCTGTTTTAGTTGCTCTGACAACACAGGGGCAGAAATGGATATAGTATTACTCCAGCGTATCTTGACAAACTTACTTTCTAACGCTATTAAGTATTCTCCATCTGGATCAAAAATTGATTTGGTATTGGAATGTCAGAATCATGTTACTATATTCCAAATACGTGATCAAGGGATGGGAATTCCGATAGAAAATCAATCACATTTGTTTGAAGCTTTTTATCGCTGCAATAATGTGGGTGACATCAAGGGAACAGGTTTGGGACTAGCAATTGTGAAAAAATGTGTCGAAGTTCATCAAGGAAATATTTCACTGGAGAGTCAAGAAAACTTAGGCACAACATTTACCGTATCCTTACCTCGTTATGATCACAGTGAGTCCTAA